The stretch of DNA GTCCAGTTCCCCCTACCATGCATCAGGCTCAGTTTCTATCCTCATTCCACTTACCATCTGGAAGATGAAGGTCACGGTCCCACAAACCCGCACAGCTTTATTGAACCGGAGCTCCAGGTACTAGGTaggagtagattttttttttttttataaaaaggtaTTTCTCTCCACTCCACCCCCAACAATTCACACACAACTTCCCTCAAGAAACCTAGGAGCAGAGGAAATACCCAACTCGTATCCACTCTGGGCCCCACTCAGCACAGCACCCTTCttctcccccaactcccaccccgcCCAACTTCAACCAGAGAGAACTTATAAACACACAGTGTATTCCCTGTCACTCTCATCAGGCAAAGGAGATCCAGGGGCCCAGATCCCTAGGTGCCCTgttcctcctctccacccctgaCCCTGGGGGTCCTATGTGCTCCTCCCTACCTACCTCGTAGGCACTGGTGAGATGCAGGCGGTAGAAGATTGGGATGAAGACATGTGCTGGGatcagcagccccaggaaatagGAGCAGCCCAGGAACCAATACTGGGTTCCAAATCGGTAGATCTCGGACGGCACGCCCAGGATGGCCACGGCTGACTGGAAGGTGGCCAGCAAGGACAGCGCCACAGGAAAGCAGCCCATTTTGCGGTCCGCCAACAGCAGCTGGCCGATGGTATGTCGCCCCCAGCCACGATAGGCATGGTAGAGCCCAATGGCAAGGGAGAGGACCAGCAGCAGGACAAAGACCACATAGTCCACCAGGGAGAAGGTGGATGTGACCATGTTGGTGTCTGAGGCTagggggaggggagcggaggTGCTCACCGCCACACTCAtaccctctctgtgtctgtgacctGCAGCTACTTGCTGCTCCTGGGCTCTGGGCTGCCCCTTGGCTGGGCAGTGGCAGGCAAGTGGCTACAATCTGACTCCCAGCCACCGTCTCACCGtcctccaccaccaccaagtGACATTGTCCGGGTGAGCTGCAAAGAAAGCGGCTCTTAGTCAGGCCTACCCTGCCTTCATGGCCACCCACCCTTGGGCCTGTGCATCCCACACCCATCAGATTTGGGCCAGCCAGCTCCGTGGCAGCCCTTGAAGGTGTGGAGATACTGATATGGGTTTGGtagggcagagaggggagggaggaagcagcagACTGAGATGGCCAGGAGACAACTACTTGGCCAAGTCCTTTTTGGGTGTGCACAGCTGTGAAACTTAAGAACCTTCTTAGGTCTCCACCCTAgcagtgaaagaaaaatcaaCTCTAGCCCATGGTTCTTCTCAGAATTCCCTGCCCCCCCCTGCAGGCACAGACCCAGTCATTACAATGTACTAAGCCAGCAGAGCCCAGCCTGGCGCCACAAGCCAGCCgggaggaagaaacagagacGAATGACAGCATGGCCTCCTccactctcccagcctcagtACCTGCACCCCCGTGACCCTCAGTGTCACCGTCCGAACAGCAGCCCTTCTCAACCCTGATCACCAGGGAGGCCACCTCCACGGCAGCGCCAAATTCCATTTCAGGCAACCCCAGGCCAACCACTCTGTTCTCCCAACACTACTAAATAAGGCCGGCCACCCACCTCTCAGCTCCTCCACCTATGACACCACAGTCAGTAGGAGATCCAGGAAGAGTGGTGCCATTCAAAAGTgggacgggggcttccctggtggtgcagtggttgagagtccacctgccgatgcaggggacacgggttcgtgccccggcccgggaggatcccatgtgccgtggagcgactgggcccgtgagccatggccgctgggcctgcagcgtccggagcctgtgctccgcagcaggaggggcggtggcagtgagaggcccacgtacagcaaaacaaaaaaaaaacaacaacaaaaaaagtgagaCAGCAACATGCTGGAGCCAGGGGTTCAGAGTTACAATTACAGGGGCACTTTGGAAACAAGCAAAGCAGCCAGGGAGCTGCGGGCaagagaaagaggcagggaaCGTGGTCCTTCCCTCGGGCGCAGACACCCACCTCAAGAAGCAATCCCTGCTCTGAATCAAAGCTGCCTGGAGAAGCTGTGTGTCTGCAGCTGGGCAGAGGCTGAGGATCTGGTCTATAAGTGGCTGAGGTGAGGTGAGGAACTGGGAGTAGAGGGAAGCTCAGCAGCTATTTGTTCTGGACCCTTCAGGGAACCAATCGCTGTGGACCAAATGGCCCTATCACCCTACAGCCCCCAAACTTCAGCTCGGCCCTAGAGGCTCCAGAATGGGGAGCAGGGAGCTCACATTCAATAGCATTCTTAGAGGGATTAGGCTTTCACTGTAAGTCACACTTGGCACTGTGTGCAAGGGGGAGCTAGAAAAGAGTGGCTGAGAGATGGGAAAGTTGCTTTTCTAACTCCTGCACAAGAAATACTAATCCTCAAAGAATATACCTACATTATCCTCAGAACAAGGACCAAATCACAGTATGTCAAAACTTAAAGGAATCTTAAGAGATCACTACTGCAACCCCCTCATTTACCAACAAACACCCTGAGGCCCACGAATTTAGATAACCTAATACGATGTTAGTTAACATTTTTTGAACACCTGTTATATAATCCAGCGGTGTGTTATGTACTTTATAAAcgttaacaataataaataagtaaccaTACCTATCACTTTCAAAATACCATGTCTCAGGTTATGTACTTTATATGACACTCTCTAGTTCCCTAGGGTTATACAGCATGAtataaaacaagagagaaaaaacaatgcTGTCAGTAGGTATGACAGGTAATTCACCAGGAGCCCCCCTCCTTCACTGCTCCCAGAAccagggctggagcagagtgtTAATTGCTGTCAGTCACTCCTGAAGCAAAGATTAAATTTCAACTAATCTAGAGAGAGATGAATATAAACTATGTCTTTTGTCCTTGTCCACTAGGAGAAAGATCAGCCTAGCTGTCTTCGGCTCTCCTACACTGTGTTCTTGGACAGATGTTGCCTGGCTGGCAAGATATGACCTCATGCAAACCAGTCCTGAACTCTGAACCTCCTGGAGCCAACGGAGAGGAAATCAGAGTTGGCAACTCTTGAATCACATGTTCTACTGAGTCACAAATGTTAGTCCCCAGAACAATGTTCCCTACAGGCCACTCGGGTTTAACCTAAAGAGGCCCTGGGCCTTTGTGCATTGCAACACCTTGAGTTTTCTCAGTCCTCTTTGGCAAGTTTTTATTACTGTGAAAGAGGTGACGGGAACTACCAGAGACTAAGAGGAGAAAAGATGACTGCTGTGTGCACATAACACTGTGTAGAGGTAAAGCGCTAATGATACGGCTAGGCAGGTAgttggagaaaggaaaaaaggtccAAGTATAGACAGGAAAACAGATGTACAGAAATGGAGACCCTCTACTGCTGGGGTAAACTGGCAGGGTTCCTGTGGATTCTATTTGCATGAGATGCAGAGAACTCTCTTGGATGGCTGAAGAGAGAGCCAGGCAAGACAGGAAAAACCTGACCCAGTAACAAAGGCTTCATTAGACATGATTCTAAGAACAGGATGGTGGCCTTCTAAAACTGCtacagtggggacttccctggtggtccagtggtaggactctgtgcttccactgcagggggcatgggttggatcccaggtaggggaactaagatcccacgtgccatgtggcgtggccaaacaACCACAACAGCAACACAGCAACAAACTGTACACTGATCTAAATCCCATGGATTTGCATAAGAGGGGAGCCAAAAGTAAGAGATAACTTGTTTCACTAAAACTCTAACACACAGGGCACAAACAGCGGGCTGTGGGACTCTTTTAAAAAGTCCAAGGTACACACAGACAAGAAAGAGAATCATCCTTCACCACCCTAACTCCACTCTCACTTTGGTCACAAAGTGAATTGCTTTGACTCCTGCAAAAGGCAAAGGTGCCACTGAAGGATAAACCTTCCCAAAAAGATGCCTTCAAAATCCACctttatggacttccctggcggcgcagtggttaagaatccgcctgccaatgcaggggatgcgggttcgagccctaggccaacaagatctcacatgccacggagccacgaagcccgtgcaccacaactactgagcctgtgctctagagcccacgagccacaactaccgagcccacgcgccacaactactgaagcccgtgtgcctagagcccgtgctccgcaataagagaagccactgcactgagcggcccctgctctccgcaactagagaaagcccgcgcgcagcaacaaagacccaatgcagtcaaaagtaaataaaataaattaattttttaaaaattgcatagcTCCCAAGTaaattactaaagaaaaaaaaactgtctttgtGCCTGGAATTCCTCAAGCTCTGAAAGGCTTTAGGGGCCCCCATTAAAATGCTAGTAACTACTAATGCCTTAGAAAATGTGCCAGCCCTCTGAAGGTAAATCCTTTCAGGAGATTCCAGACACCTGGGGGGTAGGTGGAAGGGAAGCCAGGCTACTGAAGACGAGCTTTGGTTAGCTTTGATGAGCTTCTGCTAACCCTAACCAAAGCCAACACTCAGTCCCTCCCGGCACGGGGCTCGCTTGGCGCCCTTCGGTCGGGGCGCCGGGCCACCACGGGACAGCGCTCGTCTTTCCCTTACCTCCGTGGCCCAGCCAAGGCTAAGACGGTCCCGTGGTTCTTCCCGAAATCTGCATCGCTCCCTTTTTCTGGGAAGGCAAAGAAATGAGGAGTTAGGAAAGCATCTATCCCGCCCCTACCTCCTCGCCAGAACACAGGACGCCGCGTGGTTTCAGGACTGAGCTGAAGGAGATAGGGTGCTCCGGCTCGTCCCTTCCCGACAGGGTTTGCCCCTCGCCCTTCGCTCCTCCATCACCCTtaccctctttatttcctggcttctctccttccctccacacGCGAGGCGGCAGGACTACTACCACCTCGTCGCCGGCACCTCCGATCTTCCCGGGCCCCCACTCTAGGGGCCGGCCCATTCCGCCCCTCACCTCtccgctcctcccctcccctcccctcctcgtCCCTTCCCACCCTGACGCCACTCTCCCGAGCCTCTGTGTTCCGGCCCACCCCCTGTCGGCCCGCCCCAGTCCGGCCCACCTGCCGGATCTCCACACGTGGGTCCGGCAGCCGCCTGAGAGCCGGCCCCGCAGCGCCAAACCGGGTGACAGCGGGGTCCCGCCCCCTGCCCGGCCACGTCGCCGCGCCGCCATGTTTACTGAGGGCAAATGGATTAACCCTCAGCCGCTGCGGATACGCGACTCCGGCTCCAAGCGCAAGGAACACGGGGCTGAGGGAGCAGTGACGGGGAGGCCTTCGCTTaagggggaaaaggagaagggggTGGTCAGTCCCCCCGAACGAGGACTGGGGCACATAGAGAAGAGCGCTGACCTCCGCGACTAGCAGTGTCCCCTCGCCCTCCCCGGCCCGACGGGCCCAGTGGCCTAGCCTGGCAGACTAGGCCACGCCCCGGCGAGGGCGTGACACGGTGGGAGGCGGGGCCACACGCGCAAGTCTCGCGATCAGCCAAGAAGGACAGAGGGAGCGGAAAATGGCCCTTCGCGGGCCCGACAGTCCTTTGAGCGTGGTGCCCTGGGCTGCAGCCCTACTCCTCGTTCTGAGCGTGGAAAGGGCTTTGGCGCTACCCGAGGTACTGAAGCAAATTAAAGGTTGGGTTGAAACAGAGTTGCTTGCCGGCCCTCGGCTCTCCCCACTCCTCTGCTTCCGCGCAGCCTCGATTTCGTCCCTGGGGCCTCCCTAGACGTAGCCCAGCCAGCTCCCACTCCGAGTACTCAGGCCGCTGTCTCCCAGCGCCTTCTCCTTGCCGACGTCCAGAGACCTTCTAAATTTGACATCCTTGCACCTTAAAATCGTTGAATAACTTTAAGTCGTTCTTTCTACAAATGAGACCTCTGGCCATTGTGCAAGCTTAACAGCGTACGAATGCCGTATATCGTGCGTTGGCAGGACTGTACTTTCTGTAATGCTTGatgagttctttgtgtatatCTGCAGTCCTTTTACACCCGCCAAATCGGGGCTGGCAGATTGAGAAGTCATTAGAGAGGGCATAATATATATGTCCGAATAGTAATTCTCAAAGATGAGGTCCTTCCCTGGACAAGATCTGGTACAGAAATTCTCTGGTGCGCTGTTTTGGCGCCTGGTTCCAAGGGGAAGAAATGCGTCTTCTAGTAAACCTGACGTAAAGAGGTAGGACACGTCCACGCCCTGTGTTAGAGGAATTCTGGAGGGTGTACTGGCAGTTAACTTTTGatccttgtttttttcttggcttttctttctggagtcctaatagttttctttcttctgcagaTATGCATCCAGTGTCCAGGAAGTGTGCAAAATTTGTCAGAAGTGGCTCTTTATTGTAAGCAGACATCAGACCTAATGCTGCACGCCCGCTGCTGCCTGAATAGGAAGGGCACCATcctggggtgagggaggagaagaCATCCCTGGATGCTGGAAAAGAGTTCCCAAACCAAATTCTTCAAGGCTTGCCTGATTGGCTTTTGAGATAAATATTCGTGCCTGTTTTGGAGGCATCTAAACCATGAGTCTCAGACTTTTTAATCTGTTATAGCATTTTTGGCTAAGTAAACAAGCCTGTGGTTCTTCCTGGTTGAAATGCATAAAAGTCATAATTTTTAGCAATTTTTAAgcttgtttcttttgtttattgtCAACTCTTTGGCTTATTTACTGTGTGTCTGCATGAAATGACTCCTTTGGCCTGAAGGACACTATGGAATATGGTTTTCTTCCCCATCTCATTAATTCGTGTTTGTCTTTGAGGCAAATTTCTCTTCTTGTCCCCTTATGCAGATTAGTCTCTGCATTGTTTTCCTCTTACACTCTTGAGAATCAACCTCTTATGGCTTCAACCATTATGCAGGTGTCTCCCAAAACTACATCTCTTTTAGTTTCCTTTGACCTCTCTCCAAGCTCCAGATACATGTGGGTACCTCTAGGTTCCtgttaaacatttcctctttcagaGCACCCTCACGTCAGACTCAAAATGTCACATGTCTTGCTtccattcttctctttccctcatctGCCTAAATacttctttatattaaactttctgAAAACCAATTTTTATCCCTTATTACTCTCTGGCTTTAAAATTAGACTTATAATTGTCTGTTGCCCTAGGATAAAGTTCAAGCCAGAAACTACCATAGACTGGCCCAACCCACCTTTTCAgcattactttcatttatttgtccaCCCAAACCCTTCATGAGGGTCTGGCAGCAGCCAGACTCTCCTACCTCCAAAAGCATtccacctttctttctttgttcaaaCCTCTCTCTTTACCTAAAATTGCTTTCCTCCACCAAATTAAAACGTATCTGTCCTTTAATTCTAACATCTTTTGTGAATGTTCCCTACTACTAAAAACCAGagtaatatctttttattttttacttcctctAATCCTTAGTGTCTGTACCactcaaattaattttatatactgttcatattttaatttaatgttgtttttatttttggtgatgGTCTTGTTCCCCTACTACATTGTAAGCCACTTGCAAGCTAAGATactgaatgttatttttaattctccGAAATTTTGCAgttagtaggcactcagtaaatatttgtagaataaaggAACAGACAGCAATagatactgaagaaaaaatagtgtGGCATGGACCTTAATATCCAGTAGTTTACATCCATCCAATCTGTGGTAGAAAATGCACTTGGAAAAAACTTTCATTTATGtgacttgaatttttttcccatatgatGGCCTTTTGTGGATCTGAGAATCATAATATTACAATGTGAGTGAGTTTCACTAATCCTGACAATAAACAAATTTCTTTCAATATATGCACAGTTGCATAGATATACTGATAAGGACGGTACTGTCCGGTGGAACTTTCTGCcacaatgaaaatgttctgtatcagTACcttccaatacagtagccactaaccACCTTAGTGgttactgaacacttgaaatgtggctagtgcaaatgaaagactgaaatttttaaatttaaattaagtagCTGCATGTTGCTAGTGGTGACTTAATTGGACAATGCAGGATTAAAACATCTACCAGATGTTTTACCTAGGTTGTGGCCCTGACACAGCTGTGTTCAATTAATATTAGCTGATAAGGGGGTTGTATTAGCTTACCTTGGATGAAGGGGAGAGACACACAGTTTTCCTGATTACCTGTTTCCTCAGGCTGGATCTCCAGAACTGCTCTCTGAAGGACCCTGGTCCATACTTTCCTCAGGCACATACTGCTATCATCATGTAAGTCATTAATTATCCTTCCCAAAAGGTGATTATGGCAAAGGGTTAACGGGAAAGTCTTTGAGGATGGACTCCTAAAAGGATGTTTAAATATTGTCTACATTTGGACAACTCGGAATGAGAACTGGATTACCAGTCCAGAAACACACTGGATTACCAGTCACACACATTCATGTGTGAATGGAAGTAAGGTGTTTTCCTAGAGCACAGTGCTAACAGTGTGTGCTTTGCAGAGACCTGCAGGCAAACTCCCTCCAGGGTGACTTGACCAACACCTTCCGTGGCTTTACCCAGCTCCAGACTCTGTGAGtaaggggtgtggggtgtgggagaGAACCAAAGAGAGGCAGTGCTGTGAACTCAGCAACTTGAGGCTGCATATTATGACTGCCTGTGTTGTGTTCAGGATACTGCCACAAGATGTCAACTGTCCTGGAGGTATTAATGCTTGGGATACTGTCACTTCTTATATAAACAACCAAACCTGCCAAGAGCAAAGGAACCTTTGCAACAGCACTGGGGACCCAGGTATGTTGTCTCACCTCCATCCCTCCAGAAACTGCCCTTCCTCTCTTGTATTCTCCGATTTAGATCAGAAAGACAGTAAAGTTGCTTAAGTGTCTTTTGTTTGGGTTTCTGAAGCTTTAACCCCTCGGAGAGAAAAGGTCTTAaccttttgttaatatttttaaaataatttgatgatgatgatgatgatgacaatgttCTGATTATCTGTAATCCTTCCTCTCTACCTTTGACCTAGAAACAGTTGAGAGAATCTAAGTTGAAGGAGATATTTGGGAAACATACCTAATGAAATCCAGTGatgttctctgtttttctctggctCCCAGAAATGTGTCCTGAGAATGGATCTTGTGCACCTGATGGTCCAGGTCGCTTGCAGTGTGTTTGTGCTGAAGGCTTTCATGGCTACAAGTGTATGCGCCAGGTGAGGAATTAGGTCTTCTAATTAGGGATAAGAGAAATGCATAGAGTAAGTACCTCTCTGAAAGGAGAGCAGTAAGACCAGGAGCTGATGCAAATCACCTAGAGAAGGAAACTATAAGAGAATTGCCCTGGGTGAGGGGACAGGTATGCTAGGAAAGAACTGGGTGTTAGGTTGTAAGCCCTTGGTGTAACCCTGTGTGAAGTTTTTTTGGTCTGTTATTCACAGGGCTCCTTCTCACTGCTCATGTTCTTTGGTATTCTGGGATCCACCACATTATCCATCTCCACCCTCCTTTGGGGGACTCAACGTCGAAAAGCCAAGGCTTCATGAACCACATAGGTCTTCCTACTGACTAAAGATCATCCCCATCATAGTCCAGCCAGGGAGATTTGCTTCCTAGACATCATTGGTCAGCGGATCCTCCCTCCCAAGGCAGAGGCCACCGTCGGAAGGAGGATGGAAATTTGCACAACCCTGGGTGTTGTAGACCCAGTCCAGGAGTGGACTAGTACCGGTTCCCATTTGTGCTGTTGACCATaataaacagtttttcttttttttctttttcgtctctTGGTTGGCGTGGTAAAGGATACTTTGGGAGAGCGGGTTTTCTCAGGTATCCCATCGCTTCGCGCAGGGTAGAGGAGGTGTCCCAACCCTTTCGctgccctggccccgcccctcacGTTCCTGGCCCCGCCCCTCACGCCGCCAGCTGCCTGCGCCGCCGCAGTTTGCCGCCGCCCAGAGCGCCTGGGCTCCTGCGCGGTCCACGCCGCCCTTGATCCAGACAGCGGCGCGGCTAGCCACGTGGACCGAATCCGGGCGCGCCGTCCTCACGTGGTTCTAGCATCCGCTGGGGCTTGCTGCGTTTCCCGCTTCTCTGTAATCACCCCGGCTTCTGAGCTCCGCTCCCATGGCGGCCCTGGTGTTGGAGGACGGGTCGGTCCTGCGGGGCCAGCCCTTTGGGGCCGCTGTGTCGACTGCCGGGGAAGTGGGTAAGCAAGTCCGGGCTGGCTGCCGACCTCATCCCACTCTCTGCTGCCCCTCTCTGCCCAGCCTGCCCTGCCCAGACCCCGCCATTTTCCCGCCtgcacaccccctcccccgccattCCCCAGCCCGGCCCCTTTTATCCCTGCCGGTCAGGGTAGCCTCCACTGGGGCATTATCCTCGCTCGGGGCAGTGC from Phocoena sinus isolate mPhoSin1 chromosome 13, mPhoSin1.pri, whole genome shotgun sequence encodes:
- the ATRAID gene encoding all-trans retinoic acid-induced differentiation factor, giving the protein MALRGPDSPLSVVPWAAALLLVLSVERALALPEICIQCPGSVQNLSEVALYCKQTSDLMLHARCCLNRKGTILGLDLQNCSLKDPGPYFPQAHTAIIIDLQANSLQGDLTNTFRGFTQLQTLILPQDVNCPGGINAWDTVTSYINNQTCQEQRNLCNSTGDPEMCPENGSCAPDGPGRLQCVCAEGFHGYKCMRQGSFSLLMFFGILGSTTLSISTLLWGTQRRKAKAS